ATCGCTTCGGTATGGCCCTCTCGCAACCGCGCTGGGGAGACCCGCTCACCGATCTCGAATCGACTGTTCTCGGCACTCTCTTGCGGTGTTACGGCGGATTGCGTTCCCGTCTCGGTGGGTGTCGTTTCTGTGGCCGTTGTCGTCGTCGTCTGGATTCCGGAGCAACCGGCGAGTGCGATACAGACGATCAAAAGGACAAATATACCGGCCCGACGCATGTAAATACAAATATACAGCTACGTTATATATCTATGGATGGCGAGCACTTTTATCCGATAGAATCGAACGGCGAGACGTGGTGATCCCGGACGACGATCCAGACTCCCCATACGAGCGGTTTTTCCCCTACGACGAGCCATACGACCACCAGCGCGAGGCCATCGAGGGAATCGCCGAAGCACTCGAAGATGCATCGGACGTACTGCTCGAAGGGGCCACGGGGACGGGCAAGACGCTGGCGGCGCTGACGCCCGCACTGGAACACGCTCGCCGAACCGACAAGACGGTCGTCATCACGACCAACGTCCACCAGCAGATGCGCCAGTTCACCGCGGAGGCCCGGGCGATCAACCACCAGGAGTCCATCCGGGCGATCGTCTTCCGCGGGAAGGCTTCGATGTGTCACATCGACGTGGGCTACGAGGAGTGTCAGGCGTTGCGGGATACGACTCACGATCTCGTCGACGCCGAGAGCGAACGGGCCGACCTCGAACGCCGTCAGCGCGACCTCTTAGAAGAGAGCCAGGCAGGCGACGGCGACGCGGCCGAGGCTCGCTCGGCAATCATGGACGAACTCGAGAGCGTCGGCGAAGAACTCCAAACCCTGCGCGAAGAGCAATCGACCTGTGAACACTACTACCACAATCTCACGAGCGATACTGACGACTTCTACGCGTGGCTGTACGACGACGTTCGGACGCCGGACGAGGTTTACGAGTACGCCGAGCGGCAGGGCTTTTGCGGATACGAACTCCTGAAAGACGGCATCGAGGGCGTCGATCTGGTGATCTGCAACTACCACCACCTGCTGGACCCGTTCGTTCGCGAGCAGTTCTTCCGCTGGCTGGGCCGGGACCCGAGTGACGTGATCGCAGTCTTCGACGAGGCTCACAACGTCGCTGACGCCGCCCGCGATCACGCCCGCCGGACGCTGGCCGAACCCACGCTCGAACGCGCTCTCGACGAACTCGACGGAAGTGACGATCCACGGGCCGATGCCGCGCGGAACGTCCTGACGACGATCCACACGGCCCTCCAGGAAACCTACGAAGACGCCCTGGCATTCGGCCAACGGGAGACGATCGAGGACGACTGGGAGGACCTCGCGATCGACAACGACGACCGCCGGGACGATCTCACCCTGTCGCTCCTCCAGCACTACACGGGCCAGGGGGTCAGCGACGACTTAGCGAGTGCACTCAAACTCGGGCAGGCCCTCGACCAGCAGTACGAAGACGCCTTCAAGGACGGCGAGACGAGCGTCCGCAAGGAGTGTCCGACCCTCCAGGCGGCGACGTTCTTCGAGGCCTGGCTGGCCGAGAGCGACGAGTCGGGGCTCTATCCGGTGGTGAGCGTCCGCCGAGACGACGATAACGGCGATCTGTACGGCCGGGCGGAACTGTACACGGCCATCCCTCAGCGCGTCACCAGCGGGCTGTTCGAGGATCTCTACGCGACCGTGTTGATGAGTGCAACCCTCCGTCCGTTCGACGTGACCGAGGACGTGTTGGGACTCGAGGACCCGGTGACGATGGCCTACGGCCCACAGTTCCCCGCGGAGCGCCGACGCACCTACGCGGTCGACGTCCCCGCGCTGTTTGCCAGCCGGCGTGACGAACCCGAACTCCAGGATACTGTCGCGGGTGTCATCGAGGACGCCGCCCGGATGACACCGGGCAACACCCTCGCTTTTTTCCCGAGTTACGCCGAGGCCGAGCGGTATCACGACCGTGTGAATATCGAGGGGACCCGCTACCTCGACGAACCCGGCACCCGCGCCCAGGAGTTACGGGAGACGTTCACCGCTGACGACGACGGTGTGCTGTTCACCTCGCTGTGGGGGACGCTGGCTGAGGGCGTCAGTTTCGACGGCGACGACGCCCGGACGGTCCTGGTCGTCGGCGTGCCTTATCCCTATCTCGACGAGCGCATGGACGCCGTCCAGGCGGCCTACGAGACGGCCTTCGACGGCGAGGATGCCGGGTGGCGCTACGCCGTCGAGATTCCCACCGTTCGCAAGACGCGTCAGGCGATGGGGCGGGTGATCCGCTCGCCCGAGGACTTCGGGGCGCGGGTACTGATCGACCGGCGATACACCGAAGACGCGGAGATCCAGATGCCCGAGTACGCCGTCCGTGGCACGTTTCCACCGGCCGAACGGAGCGAGATGATCGACGTCGACCCCGGCAAGCTCAAGTTCGGATTGCTGAACTTCTATGCCGACGTCGAGGCTTACGACGGCGATCCGCCCGCCCCTTGATCGTCCACGACGGCGTCGATCGCGTCCTCGAAGACAGCCCGGTAATCTGGCTCCAAGGCAGCCGGACCCAGCTCCTCGCGCTCGAAATACCGGACTGCAGCGGCATCTGACCCTGCCGTTGGCGTCCCGTCGACGGCGGTGGCCGGGGTCATGTAAATCACGACCAGCGTGTAGCCGCCGTGGGCACCCGGGCGGAGTCGCGTCGAAACCAGCGAGGCGTCCTCGGGGGCGACTGAGAGTGTGGTTTCTTCCCGCAATTCCCGGACGGCCGCTTTTCGAGCCGGTTCGTCCCATTCCAGGTAGCCTGCGGGAAGGCTCCACCGGCCTGCTGCCGGGGCGCTGCTACGTTTGACCAACAGGACCGAGGGTGGGTCCTCGCGGACGACG
The sequence above is drawn from the Halorhabdus sp. CBA1104 genome and encodes:
- a CDS encoding ATP-dependent DNA helicase, with translation MVIPDDDPDSPYERFFPYDEPYDHQREAIEGIAEALEDASDVLLEGATGTGKTLAALTPALEHARRTDKTVVITTNVHQQMRQFTAEARAINHQESIRAIVFRGKASMCHIDVGYEECQALRDTTHDLVDAESERADLERRQRDLLEESQAGDGDAAEARSAIMDELESVGEELQTLREEQSTCEHYYHNLTSDTDDFYAWLYDDVRTPDEVYEYAERQGFCGYELLKDGIEGVDLVICNYHHLLDPFVREQFFRWLGRDPSDVIAVFDEAHNVADAARDHARRTLAEPTLERALDELDGSDDPRADAARNVLTTIHTALQETYEDALAFGQRETIEDDWEDLAIDNDDRRDDLTLSLLQHYTGQGVSDDLASALKLGQALDQQYEDAFKDGETSVRKECPTLQAATFFEAWLAESDESGLYPVVSVRRDDDNGDLYGRAELYTAIPQRVTSGLFEDLYATVLMSATLRPFDVTEDVLGLEDPVTMAYGPQFPAERRRTYAVDVPALFASRRDEPELQDTVAGVIEDAARMTPGNTLAFFPSYAEAERYHDRVNIEGTRYLDEPGTRAQELRETFTADDDGVLFTSLWGTLAEGVSFDGDDARTVLVVGVPYPYLDERMDAVQAAYETAFDGEDAGWRYAVEIPTVRKTRQAMGRVIRSPEDFGARVLIDRRYTEDAEIQMPEYAVRGTFPPAERSEMIDVDPGKLKFGLLNFYADVEAYDGDPPAP
- a CDS encoding NUDIX hydrolase, coding for MTAAPAYCPHCGTMLEKRQREGRLRRFCPDCEWVVYRNPDPAAGVLVVREDPPSVLLVKRSSAPAAGRWSLPAGYLEWDEPARKAAVRELREETTLSVAPEDASLVSTRLRPGAHGGYTLVVIYMTPATAVDGTPTAGSDAAAVRYFEREELGPAALEPDYRAVFEDAIDAVVDDQGAGGSPS